Genomic window (Marinobacter fonticola):
CGACCAGAAATTCATCGACGTAGAGCTTCATCCACTGTCGGGGAAAGCCGACGTGAAGCGTTTTGCCTGCGATGTCCTGATCTTCGTCCACCCTCGCCTTCAGGGTCTGCTCGCCCAGCGCCAGGGTTACGATTTTGTAGGTGCCCAAATCCTCGACGTCGTGCACTTCACAGGGGTAGGCATCGTCCGCGGGCGATGTCGACAGCTGCACGAATTCCGGGCGAATACCCAGCTTGATATTGCCGCTCCGATTTGCGCGAACGCTGTTCATCAAGGTGTCGTTCAGCGGCACGGTAATCCCGCTAAACTGCACACCCTCCTCCACAGGCTGGGCTTCGATGAGATTCATCCCCGGACTGCCGATAAAGAAGCCCACAAAGGTATGGTTCGGGTTTTCGAACAGTTCACGCGGCGTGCCGAACTGAACAATCTGGCCGTCGTACATCACGGCAATCTTGTCGGCGAATGTGGAGGCCTCGAGCTGATCATGGGTGACGTAAACCATGGTGATGCTGAACTGCTCGTGGATCTGCTTGAGCTTACGCCGCAGTTTCCATTTCAGCTGCGGATCGATCACGGTCAGTGGTTCGTCGAACAGGATGGCCGAGACATCGTCCCGCACTAGACCACGCCCCATGGAAACCTTTTGTTTCTCATCCGCGGTAAGCCCTTTCGCCTTTTTATGCAGCACCGGTTCGAGCTCAAGAATGGCGGCGATCTCTTCGACCTTGGCCTTGATCCTGGCTTTAGGCATGTCTGCATTCTTGAGCGGGAACGCCAGGTTGTCGTAGACGGTCATGGAGTCGTAAACCACCGGGAACTGGAATACCTGAGCGATATTGCGGTCCTTCGGCGACAGCTCGTTCACCTTGACGTTATCGAACAGCACCTCGCCTTCGGAAGGCTGCAATAACCCAGAGATAATATTGAGCATCGTGCTCTTGCCGCAGCCGGACGGGCCGAGCAGCGCATAGGCACCGCCCTTGTGCCAGGTATGGCTCATTCGCCGGATCGCGTAATCCTCCGCACCGGACGGCTCGCGACTGTAGCTGTGGGCAAGCGAATTCAACTGGATCTCGGCCATCGTCGCTTACTCCTCGTTGGCTGGGACGGAACGAACGTGGGCCGGCGCATGGACGAGCTCTCCGGCCTTGTCGAAAACGAACAGCTTGCCGATGGGCAGGTAGATCTTGATCGGCGTTTCGGTGTGGTATTCGTGCACGCCCATCAATTGCAGCACCAACTCGAAATGCTCGTTCTTCACGTGCATAAAAGTCTCGGAGCCGCTGATTTCCGCTAATTCCACCGTCATCGCCAGCTCCAGGTCGTCGTCATGCTGGGGCACCAGGCTGATATGGCTGGGGCGAATGCCGAAAGTGTAATCGTCGGGCTTGAGCTGACTCAGCTCGCGAGTCAGCGGATGGTGGGCGTACTCGTCGAAGCTGACGTCGGTTTCGGTCACTCGCCCGGGCATGAAATTGATCGGCGGCTCGCTGAACAGCCCCGCAGCCACGCGGTTGGTGGGCTTGCGGTAGACCTCCATCACCGGACCGCTTTGGATTATCCGCCCTTCGTGCAATAACGTGGTGACACCGCCCAGGGCCAGCGCCTCGTTGGGTTCGGTGGTGGCGTATACGCCAACGCAGTTGCGCGCCTTGAACAGTTCGCGCAGCTCGGCCCGCAACTCTTCACGCAGCTTGTAGTCCAGGTTCACCAGCGGTTCGTCAAACAGGATCAACGTGGCGTCTTTAACCAGCGCCCTTGCCATGGCCGTGCGTTGCTGCTGGCCACCGGAGAGTTCCAATGGGTAACGCTTGAGTAAGGGCTCGATCCGCAACATTTCGGCCGTTTCCCGTACCCTGCGGTCGATCTCGGCAGGCGGCATCTTGGCCAGCTTCAGGGGCGAAGCAATGTTGTCCCAAACCGTGAGATTGGGATAGTTGATGAATTGCTGGTAAATCATCGAGATGTTGCGCTTCTGCACGGACTCGTGCGTCACGTCCCGGCCCTCCACCAGCACACGGCCCTGATCCGGCTTGTCCAAACCGGCCATCAAACGCATCAATGACGTTTTGCCCGCGAGCGTACGCCCAAGCAGCACGTTGAAGGATCCCGCCTCAAACGTAATATTGGCATCAGCCACATGGGGTACGCCGTCCACAATGCGGGAGACGTTATCCAGAGTGAGCGACATTGAAAGTTGTCCTTGTTCTTATTCTGGATGAGAACCACCGGCACCCTTCACTTCACCGGCCACGTTCGCTTTCGAATACAACAAGGCAATGAACATACCAAAGCGCGGCCAGCTTTCTGCTGGATTACTTAACAGACTGTTTTCATGAATGTATTAAGCGACCGCTCAGTTTTCCTATTTGGTTTCACTTTTTCGTTTACGAATACGCCTGTTCAGATTGAACATTGACAAGCGAACAGTGTGAACACACTATTGAACAAAAGTTAACATTCCGATAAGCATAAAAAGACAGGATGGTCGACGGTGAAACCAGCGAGCACGAATGAGGAATTTGCGGAAGTGATCGCCGCGTCATGGGCGCGCTGCCAAG
Coding sequences:
- a CDS encoding ABC transporter ATP-binding protein, translating into MAEIQLNSLAHSYSREPSGAEDYAIRRMSHTWHKGGAYALLGPSGCGKSTMLNIISGLLQPSEGEVLFDNVKVNELSPKDRNIAQVFQFPVVYDSMTVYDNLAFPLKNADMPKARIKAKVEEIAAILELEPVLHKKAKGLTADEKQKVSMGRGLVRDDVSAILFDEPLTVIDPQLKWKLRRKLKQIHEQFSITMVYVTHDQLEASTFADKIAVMYDGQIVQFGTPRELFENPNHTFVGFFIGSPGMNLIEAQPVEEGVQFSGITVPLNDTLMNSVRANRSGNIKLGIRPEFVQLSTSPADDAYPCEVHDVEDLGTYKIVTLALGEQTLKARVDEDQDIAGKTLHVGFPRQWMKLYVDEFLVDGRVTEEQAE
- a CDS encoding ABC transporter ATP-binding protein, with protein sequence MSLTLDNVSRIVDGVPHVADANITFEAGSFNVLLGRTLAGKTSLMRLMAGLDKPDQGRVLVEGRDVTHESVQKRNISMIYQQFINYPNLTVWDNIASPLKLAKMPPAEIDRRVRETAEMLRIEPLLKRYPLELSGGQQQRTAMARALVKDATLILFDEPLVNLDYKLREELRAELRELFKARNCVGVYATTEPNEALALGGVTTLLHEGRIIQSGPVMEVYRKPTNRVAAGLFSEPPINFMPGRVTETDVSFDEYAHHPLTRELSQLKPDDYTFGIRPSHISLVPQHDDDLELAMTVELAEISGSETFMHVKNEHFELVLQLMGVHEYHTETPIKIYLPIGKLFVFDKAGELVHAPAHVRSVPANEE